One uncultured Carboxylicivirga sp. genomic window, TTGTCCTTTCTGAAACTCGTTGCCAATGCCAAATCGTAATCGCGAATAATTAGTAGTTCCAAGTATGCTTTGGATACTTTTTAATCCGTTGTGTCCGGCATCGCCACCTTTTGTTTTCAGACGCAATGAACCAAAGGGTAATGCCAGATCATCAACAATAACCAGTAGATTCTGAACCGGTATTTTTTCTTTTTGTAACCAATAGTTGATGGCCTTACCACTCAGGTTGACATAGGTGTTGGGCTTCAATAAAAGAAACTGGCGAGATTTAAATTTATAGGTACAAACAGCACCGTATCGTTCTTCTTTGAATGTTAAATCATTTACATTAGCCAACTCTTCCAATACGTCGAAGCCAATATTGTGTCTGGTGTGGGCATATTCCTCACCGATATTTCCAAGTCCAACAATTAAATATTTCATTGACGGATCCTCTGTTTCTTTTTTAGTTGTTGTAAAAATGGATTTTAGAAATCTTATCATAGAC contains:
- the pth gene encoding aminoacyl-tRNA hydrolase, producing the protein MIRFLKSIFTTTKKETEDPSMKYLIVGLGNIGEEYAHTRHNIGFDVLEELANVNDLTFKEERYGAVCTYKFKSRQFLLLKPNTYVNLSGKAINYWLQKEKIPVQNLLVIVDDLALPFGSLRLKTKGGDAGHNGLKSIQSILGTTNYSRLRFGIGNEFQKGQQVDFVLGRWSDEENEILKDRKKLAIDIIKAFGTIGASQAMNQFNNK